A genome region from Panicum virgatum strain AP13 chromosome 4K, P.virgatum_v5, whole genome shotgun sequence includes the following:
- the LOC120702335 gene encoding protein transport protein SEC16B homolog isoform X1 — MAADFDDTTEDFFDNLVNSDDDADDGRPRLAEASAGDLAALTLDDQSDAGPPDDQPAPPPPAEEPDNHPAPPNPDPRTEPVAEPAVAPPGAAADQPAFAPPGAAADEPSAAPDKGVHAAPALKQVQWNDFGAGTGADPFEDLPPGGAEDSFFGGTAAGDQGGQESLLGASNASAPDHSFSAGASNSTTATDGLPDYSFYGGTDDNNANSQFNSTTGAAVYGNQSTNFQLESADPRYLESLYPGWKYDDATQQWCQVDTLSTQHIAADTTSAAAVLGSDNVQQQQQNNSHAQAVHGSTETTPQPKPVSEADDQTAPAPHKEDADHEPMPAHPQVEPVGGHASLLGTTNASTPDHSFYGGMDSNASSHFNSTTVAAGYGGYSTDAQLESADPRYLESLYPGWKYDDATQQWYQVDTVSTQHTVTAEATSAVAVVGSDNVQQQQQQNNSHAEAGHELTETTSEPKPEFEPSAAPSETEADNEPSVAPHNGEVENDPTLVYPQVEPVVVHHPEADNEAVEAGSAVLHPDTKSELQEMPTSADKAVTAPERCGSLGSEKGIHTAIKQVQWNDFGANTSAGGADPFGDLLPDGAENDFFGATVPGDQGVQASMAGTNNVTTPDHSFSAGVDSNAAISAGVVGYSFSGGVDNNTISHFDSSASVVGYDVQSTGAQLDSTDPKYLESLYPGWKYDAATQQWYQVDTPGAQSYAADNTGAVAVLGSDNVQQHQQQFSASYLQNASHAALETIAEESSANAASWGQSGSSAAPVEYPPNMLFYAEYPGWYFDTNTQQWQSLESYQQSVALAATSAAASDGFAGSGHTAQYTNDSYASSFSQQSQWQPDSLGNTMQPDVLGGNSLLGRSYSSNQQAENQIGWQANSESLQSSINSNPHADTFVPSAGQHTDSEGNHASYEGFRGNHSWYKGSEHSTSQEVGYKGFASSTGFQTGHKELQPPNDHQAGMAYEPSTNVGYGNSNGPKDFVPKESMYKTQTHAVSSAHTYVPNNYWGTQTAMDFAQQQQIGTNAPSQQFGFSPHEQRSSAGRPPHAVVTFGFGGKLLVLKESSSMTANFDSGNQGNSGLTVSVLNIPEIVADKIDNPSMANGSALSYFHALCRQPIPGPLVGGSAASKDVNKWLDDMIGVYESSLTEFQGGDVQKVLISLLKILCQHYGKLRSPFGSDPSQEGVDGPDMAVTKLFSSCKSSANMKGYGVHCMKNLPSESQIQATAQEVQNLLVSGRRKEALHYAQEGQLWGPALILALQLGDKFYADTVKKMAHCHFVSGSPLRTLCLLIAGQPADVFNSENPVNSGSLYTPHQPVEVAPKGMLDDWQENLAIITANRTKGDDLVITHLGDCLWKEKNEVASAHSCYLVAELNIDSYTESARMCLIGADHLRCPRTFASPEAIQRTEVYEYAKVLGNSQYILLPFQPYKLIYAYMLAEIGKVSDSLRYCQASLKVLKASGRTPELEAWKQLFSTLEERIRTHQQGGYATNLAPGKIVGKLFTSLDKSLSRMMGTQSAPMPPLPQGAANERNVYSPPDTKVVNNQSVMSMSPLMSSASEQSMSEMGGNSGPGREVAHNRSISEPDFGKTPQKQAAGSSKAQSTSGSGSSRFGWLVQKTVGLVSKSHRQAKLGEQNKFYYDEKLKRWVEEGAEVPAEEPPLPPPPTKSSFQNSIPESNLNGPPVGGGYTANGFAEAKALNPSEPSSGMPPMPPTQNQFSARGRMGVRSRYVDTFNKGGGGGANAFGAATMYSKPAAPSMSSLSGAKFFVPTPAAASEQAAADAPMDAHSDTTQQAEPSSSPALEASSLAPPVPMQSTIQRYPSGDNIQRYPSMDNIVAPLDSAGSSMSRSRASSWSGGYPGQLSGTAVSRSPDGQTMRSPMMPGKRPPHSRSSSNSSLQFNGLGEDLHEVEL, encoded by the exons ATGGCTGCAGACTTCGACGACACCACCGAGGACTTCTTCGACAACCTAGTCAATTCCGATGATGACGCCGACGACGGTCGCCCTCGCCTAGCCGAGGCCTCCGCGGGGGACCTCGCCGCCCTCACCCTGGACGACCAATCCGACGCGGGCCCACCCGATGAtcaacccgcgccgccgccaccggcggagGAACCGGACAATCACCCCGCGCCGCCGAATCCCGACCCTCGTACGGAGCCGGTGGCGGAACCCGCCGTCGCGCCACCTGGGGCCGCGGCTGACCAGCCTGCCTTCGCGCCACCTGGGGCCGCGGCTGACGAGCCTTCCGCGGCTCCGGACAAGGGCGTCCACGCCGCCCCCGCCCTCAAGCAGGTGCAGTGGAACGATTTCGGTGCCGGCACAGGGGCAGATCCGTTCGAGGACCTCCCGCCAGGCGGAGCGGAGGACTCCTTCTTCGGGGGTACTGCTGCCGGGGATCAGGGCGGCCAGGAATCTCTTCTGGGTGCCAGCAATGCCAGCGCACCAGATCACAGCTTCTCCGCCGGTGCGAGTAACAGTACCACCGCCACTGATGGGCTGCCGGATTACAGCTTCTATGGGGGAACGGACGATAACAATGCCAATTCCCAGTTCAACTCCACCACGGGTGCTGCGGTATATGGCAATCAAAGCACCAACTTTCAATTGGAATCCGCTGACCCCAGATATCTTGAGAGCCTCTACCCTGGGTGGAAGTACGACGACGCCACACAGCAGTGGTGTCAGGTAGACACTCTCAGCACACAACATATTGCTGCTGATACTACCAGTGCTGCGGCAGTGCTTGGGAGTGACAatgttcagcagcagcagcaaaacaATTCACATGCACAGGCTGTGCATGGATCCACAGAGACAACTCCTCAACCCAAGCCTGTGTCTGAGGCTGATGATCAGACTGCGCCGGCGCCACATAAGGAGGATGCGGACCATGAGCCCATGCCTGCGCATCCACAAGTGGAGCCTGTGGGCGGCCATGCATCACTTCTAGGTACCACCAATGCCAGCACACCAGATCACAGCTTCTATGGTGGGATGGATAGCAATGCCAGTTCCCATTTCAATTCAACCACAGTTGCTGCGGGATATGGGGGTTACAGCACCGACGCACAATTGGAATCCGCTGACCCCAGATACCTAGAGAGCCTCTATCCTGGATGGAAGTATGACGATGCCACGCAGCAGTGGTATCAGGTAGACACTGTCAGCACACAGCATACTGTTACTGCTGAAGCTACCAGTGCTGTGGCAGTTGTTGGGAGTGATAatgttcagcagcagcagcagcaaaacaATTCACATGCAGAGGCTGGACATGAACTCACGGAAACGACTTCTGAGCCGAAGCCTGAGTTTGAGCCTTCGGCAGCGCCTTCTGAGACTGAGGCTGATAATGAACCTTCGGTAGCACCACATAACGGTGAGGTGGAGAATGATCCCACACTGGTGTATCCACAAGTGGAGCCTGTGGTGGTGCATCATCCTGAGGCTGATAATGAGGCAGTTGAGGCGGGGTCTGCGGTGCTGCATCCTGATACCAAGTCTGAACTCCAGGAAATGCCCACCAGTGCTGACAAGGCTGTCACAGCACCAGAGAGGTGTGGGTCCCTGGGTTCAGAGAAGGGCATCCACACCGCCATCAAGCAGGTGCAGTGGAACGACTTTGGTGCCAACAccagtgccggtggagcagaTCCTTTTGGGGACCTCCTGCCAGATGGAGCAGAGAACGACTTCTTTGGGGCTACTGTGCCTGGCGATCAGGGTGTCCAGGCATCCATGGCAGGTACCAACAATGTTACCACACCAGATCACAGCTTCTCTGCAGGAGTGGATAGCAATGCCGCCATTAGTGCTGGAGTGGTGGGTTACAGCTTCTCAGGGGGAGTGGATAACAATACCATTTCCCACTTCGATTCCAGTGCAAGTGTTGTGGGATATGATGTTCAGAGCACCGGTGCACAATTGGACTCCACTGATCCCAAATATCTCGAGAGCCTCTACCCTGGATGGAAGTACGATGCCGCTACGCAACAGTGGTATCAGGTTGATACACCCGGTGCACAGAGTTATGCTGCTGATAATACTGGTGCTGTGGCAGTGCTTGGGAGTGATAATGTTCAGCAACATCAGCAGcaatttagtgcttcatacctGCAAAACGCCTCGCATGCAGCACTTGAAACCATTGCAGAGGAGAGCAGTGCcaatgccgcgagctggggccAGTCTGGGAGCAGTGCTGCACCTGTAGAATACCCCCCGAACATGTTATTCTATGCAGAATACCCAGGGTGGTACTTTGATACCAACACTCAGCAGTGGCAATCACTCGAGTCGTACCAACAAAGTGTTGCGCTAGCTGCAACTTCTGCAGCAGCCTCAGATGGGTTCGCAGGGTCAGGTCATACAGCTCAGTACACCAATGATTCTTATGCAAGTAGCTTCAGCCAGCAGAGCCAGTGGCAACCCGATTCATTGGGTAACACTATGCAGCCTGATGTTTTGGGAGGTAATAGCTTGCTGGGTCGTTCCTATAGTTCAAATCAGCAAGCTGAGAATCAGATTGGGTGGCAGGCCAATTCTGAGTCATTGCAGTCGTCTATAAATTCTAATCCTCATGCAGACACATTTGTGCCTTCTGCAGGCCAACACACTGATAGTGAGGGCAATCATGCTAGTTATGAGGGATTCAGAGGGAACCACAGTTGGTACAAGGGTTCTGAGCATTCTACAAGTCAGGAGGTTGGGTACAAAGGGTTTGCATCTTCAACAGGTTTCCAGACTGGTCACAAGGAATTGCAGCCTCCTAACGATCACCAGGCTGGCATGGCATATGAACCTTCAACAAATGTTGGGTATGGTAATTCAAATGGTCCAAAAGACTTTGTTCCAAAAGAGAGCATGTACAAGACACAAACACATGCTGTCTCCTCCGCACATACATATGTGCCCAACAACTATTGGGGCACTCAGACCGCAATGGACTTTGCTCAGCAGCAACAGATTGGTACAAATGCTCCATCCCAACAGTTTGGTTTCTCACCACATGAGCAGAGATCATCAGCTGGACGTCCACCACATGCTGTGGTCACCTTTGGATTTGGGGGGAAGCTATTAGTTTTGAAAGAGAGCAGCTCCATGACCGCAAACTTTGACAGCGGAAATCAG GGCAATTCTGGTCTCACGGTATCAGTTCTTAATATTCCAGAAATTGTCGCTGATAAAATTGACAATCCAAGCATGGCTAACGGCAGTGCACTTAGCTACTTCCATGCTCTTTGTCGTCAACCTATTCCTGGCCCTCTTGTTGGCGGAAGTGCTGCATCAAAGGATGTGAATAAATGGCTTGATGATATGATTGGAGTATATGAATCTTCTCTCACTGAATTCCAGGGAGGGGATGTCCAGAAGGTGCTTATTTCGTTGTTGAAAATACTGTGTCAACACTATGGAAAACTCCGTTCACCCTTTGGGTCTGATCCATCACAGGAG GGTGTAGATGGCCCAGATATGGCAGTTACAAAACTTTTCTCATCTTGTAAGAGCAGTGCTAATATGAAAGGGTATGGAGTCCATTGCATGAAAAATCTTCCCTCGGAAAGCCAGATTCAG GCTACTGCTCAGGAGGTTCAAAATCTCCTGGTTTCTGGTAGAAGGAAAGAGGCTCTTCATTATGCACAGGAAGGTCAACTTTGGGGACCTGCACTGATCCTTGCTTTACAACTTGGTGATAAG TTTTATGCGGATACTGTGAAGAAAATGGCTCACTGCCATTTTGTGTCTGGGTCACCTTTGAGGACATTGTGCCTTCTTATTGCTGGACAACCTGCAGATGTTTTCAATTCTGAGAACCCGGTTAACAGTGGTTCTTTGTATACACCCCACCAGCCTGTAGAG GTTGCGCCTAAGGGTATGCTGGATGACTGGCAAGAGAATTTGGCTATTATAACAGCAAACAGGACAAAAGGTGATGACCTTGTAATTACCCACCTTGGGGATTGCCTTTGGAAAGAGAAGAACGAG GTTGCATCTGCCCACTCATGCTATTTAGTTGCTGAACTAAATATTGATTCGTACACTGAAAGTGCAAGGATGTGCCTCATTGGCGCAGACCACCTGAGGTGTCCACGCACATTTGCCAGCCCTGAAGCCATCCAG AGAACAGAAGTGTATGAGTATGCAAAGGTTCTTGGTAATTCTCAGTATATACTCTTGCCATTTCAACCATACAAGTTGATATATGCATATATGCTTGCGGAGATTGGGAAGGTTTCTGATTCACTAAG GTATTGTCAAGCATCTCTGAAGGTGCTGAAGGCCTCTGGCCGCACACCTGAACTAGAAGCATGGAAACAATTATTTTCAACCCTGGAGGAGCGAATACGCACCCATCAACAG GGTGGATATGCAACAAATCTTGCCCCTGGAAAGATTGTTGGGAAGCTTTTCACATCACTTGATAAATCTTTGTCCCGAATGATGGGTACACAATCTGCACCAATGCCACCACTTCCACAGGGCGCCGCAAATGAAAGAAATGTCTATTCTCCTCCAGATACAAAAGTTGTAAATAACCAGTCAGTGATGTCCATGTCACCTCTAATGTCTTCTGCTTCAGAGCAGTCTATGAGCGAGATGGGAGGAAATAGCGGCCCTGGCAGGGAAGTTGCACATAACAGAAGTATTTCTGAGCCagattttggcaaaaccccaCAAAAG CAGGCTGCTGGGTCAAGTAAGGCACAAAGCACATCAGGTTCTGGAAGTTCTCGTTTTGGATGGTTGGTGCAGAAGACAGTGGGGCTTGTTTCAAAATCTCATCGTCAG GCAAAGTTAGGGGAACAGAACAAGTTCTACTATGATGAGAAGCTGAAGCGGTGGGTGGAGGAAGGTGCTGAGGTCCCTGCTGAGGAGCCTCCACTCCCCCCGCCTCCAACAAAATCCTCATTCCAGAACAGTATTCCAGAGTCGAACTTGAATGGTCCCCCGGTTGGTGGAGGTTATACTGCTAATGGATTTGCAGAAGCTAAAGCTTTGAACCCTTCGGAGCCTAGTTCTGGGATGCCACCGATGCCACCCACCCAGAACCAATTCTCAGCACGGGGAAGGATGGGTGTAAGATCAAG GTATGTTGACACTTTCAacaagggtggtggtggtggtgcaaaTGCCTTTGGTGCAGCAACAATGTATAGCAAACCAGCTGCTCCATCAATGAGTTCGCTGTCGGGTGCAAAATTCTTTGTGCCaactcctgctgctgcttcagAACAGGCAGCTGCTGACGCACCAATGGATGCCCACAGTGACACCACTCAACAGGCTGAACCCTCGTCCTCCCCAGCACTGGAGGCCAGTTCATTGGCACCTCCAGTACCCATGCAGTCAACGATTCAGCGGTACCCAAGTGGGGACAACATTCAGCGGTACCCAAGTATGGACAACATCGTGGCCCCCTTAGACAGTGCTGGCAGCTCCATGTCAAGGTCAAGAGCATCGTCATGGAGTGGAGGGTACCCGGGGCAGCTGAGCGGCACTGCTGTTTCCAGATCACCCGATGGACAGACCATGCGGTCCCCAATGATGCCTGGAAAGAGGCCTCCGCACAGCCGTTCCAGCAGCAACTCATCGCTGCAGTTCAATGGTTTGGGTGAGGATCTTCACGAGGTGGAGCTCTGA